The genomic region TGAATAACAATGGGATCGGAGAAACGCCGTACTCACTGTATGGAACTTTTTCACAAGATTACTTCCCCCTGACCGAACTGCCGACAAATTACCTCCTTCAGACCTGGTATTTGAAAGGAGGAGCAGCAATGTCAACGGAACCCAACAGCCCCGGTCAATGGCAAACAATACCGATAGGAAGCTCGCTCTTATGGCTGTCCGAGACGTCAGCCCTGGGCCCCATCAGCTTCAATGTCCTTTCCGCACAGGACGGCTGGAGCGGTCAAATCCTTTTCAGTACGCCGGTAAACGGCAGCGCATTTACAATCGAAATTGGTTATGCCGACCCGGCCGACGGACTTTTCATCAGCGGCGGGACATCTGCGGTTCTAAGCGGAACAAAAAATCTTTTCCAGTTTAAGACCTCTCCGCAGTCTTTCACTCTTCCTGCAGGCAAAGCCCTTGCTGTCCGGATTGCCAACAACAGCGGCATCCCCCGCTCCATATTCACCGGCGGCGGCTGGACCTTCATCACTCCGCCGGCGGGCACTTCAGAGGTCTGGCCGGGTACCCTGCCGCCCCCTCCCAATCCCGGCGATCTCAATCAGGACGGCTGGGTGAACATTCAAGACTTTGTCTATCTTTCCGCACGCTGGGAAATGGAGGGCTGCACAGACCTGAATAACTATTGTGATTTTGCAGATATCAACAAATCCGGCAAAATCGACTTGGAAGATGTTCAACTCCTGACGGTATTCTGGCTGATGGGCCCCGACGACCTCCTGGCCGGCGACTGGAATGAAGACTTCAAAGTCAATATGGATGACATCGCCCTGCTTTCCAGCCAGTGGACCGGTGATTTGAATCAATTAATTGAACTGTGCGAAAACTGGCTTAAAGGCGCCTTTTAATTCAGGCAAAACCGCCCGCGTGCGGACAGGAGTGGTTTGGGCAGGAGGAACAACCCGATTGAACAGAAGGGGTCGATTCCTTTACTTGAGCTGAAAAAGCAGAAAACTGCTTTTGGGTCTTTTTCGACCCGCAATGTTCACATATCGGTTTTTTGACCTCCGAAGAACGAACCAGGACCTCCGTAATCTTCCCGCAATCCAAACACTTATATTCAAAGATAGGCATTCAAGTTCCTTTCCAAAAAACGGCGAGCCCATCCTATCCTCCTTTGAAAAGACCGTCAAGGCGTTCCCATTTGCATTTCCTATTTCCGGATTTCTCCTGCTTAAAACAGGGTTTTATGTGATGCACGACAGATTATTTCCCGCACTTATTGTGAAAAACTTTGGATTTATTGATACAAAGTGATTGACGAATCGTTCTTTTTACGCTATATTACGGCAGCTGTTTGTGAATGTGAGCACAAATAAAATGCTGTAGGGAAAATGAAGTACCGCAGGATTCCAGACGAAACCATTCAGCGGCTGCCCATGTATCTGCGGGCTTTTTCGCTGCTGGAGGGAGAAAAAGAGCTCACCGTCTGCAGCCGGCAATTGGCCGTGCGGCTCGGACTGAATCCCCATCAGATTCGCAAAGACCTGTCTTACTTCGGAAACTTCGGAAGACCCGGTGTGGGCTATCCCGTCCAGACCACCGCCCAGCGCATTCGGCACATTCTCAAACTGGACAAAACCCAGAAGACAGCCCTCGTGGGCGCCGGACGGCTCGGGACCGCGCTGGTGGCCTATCCGGGCTTTTCCTCCTTCAATCTCGAAATCGCCGCCGTTTTTGACAATGATCCCAGAAAAATCGGAAAGAAAATCGGTCATCTGACCATTGAAAGCGCCGCCCGTCTGGCCGGACTGAAAAAACGAAACATCCATCTGGCCATCCTGGCCGTGCCGGCCGATGCCGCTCAGTCCGTTACAGAAAAACTCGTTAAGGCCGGTGTTCGCGGACTGCTGAATTTTTCGCCCGGACGCCTGAAAGTCCCGCCCTCCGTCAAAAAAATCGACATCGATCTGGCTTCCCAGCTGAGTATATTGCCTTATTATCTGTAAACAAAAACATGCAG from Anaerohalosphaeraceae bacterium harbors:
- a CDS encoding redox-sensing transcriptional repressor Rex, whose protein sequence is MKYRRIPDETIQRLPMYLRAFSLLEGEKELTVCSRQLAVRLGLNPHQIRKDLSYFGNFGRPGVGYPVQTTAQRIRHILKLDKTQKTALVGAGRLGTALVAYPGFSSFNLEIAAVFDNDPRKIGKKIGHLTIESAARLAGLKKRNIHLAILAVPADAAQSVTEKLVKAGVRGLLNFSPGRLKVPPSVKKIDIDLASQLSILPYYL